The DNA sequence GCAGGAAAAGGTGGCCAGTGTTTCCTTTCGGGTGATTACGctaaagaaagagggagacacTGGATATCCCTGCTCCGTCtggctttatttttgtttctcctAGTTTCTATCAAAGGGAGAGTCCAGTTGAAGAACAGATGAACCCCTGAAATTCTGGTTTTGGcctcctttttttgtttgttacttAATTTTttatccatctctctctctgttcaaATGTAGCTGCCTATCAGACGCACTCAACGGCCCACGTTTACggtctgatgatgtcatccgtGTCCTCCGTCAGGTGGAACAGCCTCTCCACAGCAGCTTCGCCTCCCCTGGATGTGAACGCCACATTGAAGCTCTGCTCCATTCTGTCGCTATTGCAGGCTCATTAGCAACCACAACACCACAGCGGCGCTAAGCAGGTGGgaaacctttgaccttcatATGCACCCCCTACATTCCTTTGTCACGTCCCCATTACTAAGTTACCGCTCCCTAGAAAtgaccctccccctcctcctcctctcgcttttctcttctttccgaGGAAAGCCCGGCCTTCGCTGCCTGCAGATGTCATTAGTGAGTGCTGCTCCGACCTTTGAGGCTAATTATCTATAAAATTTATAAGCCATGAAGACGGCTTCCACCTGATGGGGAGGGcctggatgagtgggtgggggggggatttctaTTATTACCTTTCAACGTGCATGCGGCTACTAAAACAATCTGATTACTTCGCAATTTACGCTTAATGGCcgttgttttttctcttttttgcgACAAAAAGAGAATTTGAAGTAGGCGccggaaagaaaaaaaaacacactgttGCCCATAAACATTTCCATTTACTCATGGAAAGATTGTGATGTTTGATTTACTCCAAACTCTACTCATTGATCTGGTATTGGATTCAGATGATGGGTCATGAGACCTTATTAATCTGTTGCCTAGCAGCCAGTGTTTCCTCCGCCCAGGCTGTATTCTTTTACGTCCCCTGATGTTTCGGTCTTAAATGAAGTGTAAAGCCAGCAGCAGCCGTCACATCTGTCACAGCTCAGGCCTtttttcttggggggggggggaggcagcagagggtGCAACTGCACGCTGAGTGATGAGCTCACAAAGAAACTCCACTTTGCCAGGCCGCGATGGAAAAAGCTGATCCCGATAAACGAGACCGTCGCACGTGACAGGGCCCCGGGGAAGCGTGACTAACAACCTGCAGGTCGGTGAGGAATCTCTGACGGACAGAGGACACCGGCGGGCGACAGGATGATGGATGACAAATCATCAGGCAATAATCGGCACTTTTGTGACTTAATCACAATCCCAGCCTCGCTGAGAAGGTTTATTTTAACGACGGCCCTCGCATAAATATGTTTTCATTCGTAACGCTAAAGGGAGAGCACATGCACCGTTGGTGCCAGAGAGCGGAGAGGCCAAATGGCGCAGAACGCCTGAGAATGTTCAGAAGAACAGAAACGAGGCGAGAGGGCACACGTGCTTACGCATCGACGCTACGGAAGAAAGTACGAAGCTGCGCGTCCGTCGCAGCTAGTGTGAGTCATAATCCAAGACCATCAGGAACAGTGTGAAAATAAATCACATCTTCAGAGTTAAATTtagatcctcctcctcatctgcttTTACTTTCTACAGTAAATCACCTTCCACATGGCAGAAATACAACCTGTAGCTCTACTGCGACCGTGCGGAAAACCGTACACGGCAGCGCATTCCGTCCTCTTTCCGCCTTTCTTTGCATCCTTAATTGGAAATTTACGTTTTGACAACGACAGGGATTATTAGCGTGAGTTAAAAAAAGAGGTGTTTGGCGAGAATATTGCAGACGCGGTCCAAAAAATGTGCGTTCAAAAAGAGCCGAGCATTCATCGTCTGCTCAGTGTGGTGCAGCCGCTGCTCCGGGTCGATGCAGATTATGTCTGACAGTGATGGAACGGAGAGGTTTATACTGTACCAGCTCCAGAACCACATTTACACGTGTGCTCTGCCTCCAAGTTGGCCCCAAGCAAGCTCTGATACATCGATATGCGTTACATACATCCCCCTGTTTGCACGCCGCTTCCTTAGCGGTAGCTCGTCTTTCCCTTCAAATGCAGCAACAAAAATCGCAGCATCGCCTGTAACTGAATGGGACGtcggcaggaaggaggaggagaagaaagaggagcgcTTTCTGCTCGGAAACCCAAAACCCGATTGGGATTTCGCCATCAGTAGAAAGCGGTTAGCGAAGGGGAGGACTGGTCCGTGCCAGACCAAGCAAACAGCTGACAGGGTCCAAGGAAAGTAGAATTTACCCCAGGAAGCATTTGGCAGCAGGTAATAGTTGTTGTAAGATAAGAGTCGGAAGGAAAACTGTTTCTGAGTAGGGAAGAGAGCAACGTGTAGGATCCACTGATGCCCCCTCTCTTATTTACAGAgataacggggggggggggggggtacgttGTGGGCAAGGTGTCGGAGGCTCCTCGGTTTGGCGTTTGGATCAAACGTgccaacaaaacacacaagagctCAAATTGTAAAAGCCGTCTTTGGGTTTGGCGCCAATGCAAAAAATCCATCAGTTAAATCCGGGTTGAATTTGGAGGTTTCGGACCGATGACCCCCGCCTTTGGCGCCACTTCTGCCGGGATCAACGTCATCGGCGTTCATGCATTTCCACCTTATGTTTACAGCTGAGACTTTAAAGCCAGAGGTTCTGATTTAGCGTCACGTTTCCCCCGACCTGCAGCTTTTTAAGTGAGGAAAGGAGGCCACAATGTGGAGCTCAGGTTTAAATACTGCaattattacccccccccccccccccccccccccatcccccaatGTGTTATTGATTCTGTAGATATTTCCTGATATTTGCTCTGGCAACAGGGTGATTGTGCTCTGAAGCAGGTTTGGAAAATTGACTATAATTATCAAATAGGCCACTTAAACTAATCTAATAAAATGGCTCCAGTAAAAAGTTCGGCCTCTTGTTGCAGGTTTTGCATGTTCACATCTTGCAGCTGATAAATGTGGGGGCAGGAGGGAGAAATCTGCCTCTATCCCGGCCTGGCGCGTGCACAGCCTCGACGTGCCCACTGTAGCGCCGTGTGTTGGCGAGAGAAATGTCATTTCCGATGAGGTCACTGGCCCGAGCGGCAACCCAAACACCGGCCACTGTTATTCCTTTCCTTAAGTCTCGCTCTCCTCCTTCTTGAGTCTCTCTATCGTCgcctctctctttatttttccgCTGACCTTGTTTGTTATTGGGGCTCTGAGTTCACTTCATTTCCAGCGGCTCGATACTATGGAGACGGTTCACAGAAACccaatagcttttttttttctttctttcttttttaagtggGGCTCGAGATTTCCTGGATGACCAAACGGCGGCTGACGCGAGACCGCCGGCTTCGTTACCTGTGTTTGGATGTCAGTGTTGATTGGTTGGATCAAAGTCCAATTATTTTCCATAGCTTAGACAACTGGTTGAGGTAAACGCACTGGTTGGGATAGGTGACTCGAAccataaagcttttttttcaaactttaacTGGAGCTCCTTTAACTTAGCtaatattttatttctgctctcAGTTAATGAGGGGCCTCTATCTGATCTGCTCCAGCACCAGCCACCCAGGCCCCCGTCCGTCTCTACGCTATGAGCTTTAAAAGAGGATGGAAATTAAGGACGGGACAAGAGCTGGGGCTGCCTACGGCTCCCTGCCTGATCAGGAGAAAGACGGGGCAGAGGACATGAGCGTTCTCGCCTGGCTGGCCCCCGTGTCTCCATCCCCTGACTTCTTCAGAGACCCCGGGAGACGGCCAATCCATCTCCTGTCAGTTGTCCCCCGAGCTCCGCCTCAACTTTCATCTCCGGCCAACCATCCGTCTCGGCCGCACAGGAGAAAATACAAGTagtaaaacacagcagaaacaagggaggcgggggtgggggggcttcaaCCGGGGAACCTGGGGACTGAGATGGattctccaggctctggtttATCATCAGAAAGACATCTGGATATCTGCAGACATCTGGGGCATAATCATTGCAATATCTGTGAGCGTCTCTGGGGGGTTCACCACGGAGCAAACCAAAGACAAGTTCAACTTTTTCTCCCGGTCTCATCCAGGCCTGGATTCTAACTTCAGCGAAAACATACGGGGGCCCCATTTGGAAATGAATTTTTGCCAGGAACGATCATCTCATAATGTAAATATTGCCTTTAATGACTCAATTTCCTTACAATTTCCTTATCAAAGCTCTTATAATCGGGCCCATTTGTTTGCCTTCCCATCCTCGGGTCAGATGGGACTTTTAATATGAGAAGCAGAAAGGAGATTCAAACGGGAAGCTGACAATTTGtcaagaaacacacacactaaacacacacacacacacacacacacgtgcacgcgcgtcaGAGAAGAAGCCCCGGCACCGAGCTTGTTCATTGTCCCAGAGACAGCAGGGTCGGctaagggtggggggggctgggacGGCGAGAAAGGGAGAGAAGCAGTGCTTTTTATCCCCACTGATGCAACCATCCCTTCAATGAAGGCAGGCGAGACCATTCAGTGCATTCAGACCCGCAGAGAAAGTGTGGACCTGCagtcctctcccccctcccctgaaccccccctcccccgcccccccttcccatgAGTGTCTTATCTCTGAGAGCTAATGAGTGATGGATTAACCCAGGATCACCCCTGGCAAATTGAGATGACCCGGCAAACTCAGCCCGCAGGCAGCCTCCCAAAAGAATACATTCCACACGCCCCAAGACCCACAAAGTAGCCCAGATTTCCCAAACATCTCGCAGGAAATCGCCGGTGATGATCTGGGATCCGTCTCCCCGCTCGTCCTGCAACAACAACCGCTTCACTTCTCACCAGGAGGTGTTTACGGACCCGCTTCTTCCCCCTTCAAACACTGTAAATCTCGATTTTGTGCTGACCTCTGCTGACTGAGCTCCCCTTGTGCAAGCGTGTCAACGCGTCGCCTGCGTAAAAACAGCCTGATTTACCAGCTGAGGGTGGCGCCGCGCGCCGCCGTCCCCCGGGAGGACGGCAGGACGCCGGCGGCCGCCGCTCCGCTGCCTGTGTGGCTGCGTTTTTGCAGCGGAGCGgcggcccacacacacacacacacacaagcaggcacAGCCTGTGCCATGACTTATATGGGAAAGAAGAAGATGTTGGTGATGAATGAGCTGttggctaacacacacacacacacacacacacacacacacacacacacacacacacacacacacacacaaagaattcTCCTGGCAGTGTGTGACCATGTTTGACGCATTAAAGCAAAAATGATTTGACTCTGTTTAACCTgttgtttgagtgtgtgtgtgtgtgtgggggggggggtgatacagaaaatgtcaaattgttttttttgctgaaattaAGTGAGATTTATCAcctgtttgcttttatttggtTGGGTTTTCAGGTTTTTCAAGGTATCAGTTTGGTGACCTGCACCTCCAACCAGGCTCCCGCTGGCGTTCGTGGGCGCTACACAAACAGTAGAGGGCGCTCCTCGCCTCAAGGTAGGCCGTCAATTTGTGGCGATTATTAATCACGTATAGCTGCGCGTATTAACGGCCATGATCCCGAATGCATTCATGCTTGTGCTAGTCGGTCCTGTCGGCGCCCGTTTCCAGGGCGGATTCTGCCAGAACTTTCACCTTGCATCAATTGCTAAgctgctgtaaaaacaaaagtttccttctctttttcttcttctctctgttgctcacttacacacacgcacacactcgagCAAGTGTTCTTTTATTGCTGTTGTCGATGCACTCGCAGGCCGAGCAGCTACAGGGAGATTTTGGAGGAGTTGTAACAAGCCGTGCcaaggcttttatttttaagtgtGAACAGATTTGGATAATTGCAGCAACACATGCTGCCCCAGCTCCGCCGCCCGTTTCCACCTGAAAGTAGAAACGCGGCTTGTAATGATTTTACATTGAAAGTCATCTCATTAATAATGTATCCGCTAATCGCGGCGGCGTCCTGCCGAAGGCGCAGCGCGAGAGAACaatctccccctcctttctttctggctctcttttttttgtgtgtgtgtcttctagTCCACATTACATGCTTTGGCTGCAAATGCTTTGGCCTCTTCTTGGTAACCGTTCAGTAACCCGCTGCCACACACAGCCTCTGAGGTCATCAGTGATCCTCTAAAGCGCCGCTGGCCGCAGGCTGCGGATCGGCTCTCACAGGCAGCCGCTCGCTGCTTTTTACTGGCCTCTTTACGACCGTCTGTTAACAAGTGAGGCTGCTTTGTATATTGGGATCATAGCGGCGCTGTGCGAGCGTGCGCCTGCACCCGGCGGGGCCGTGCACGCTCGGTGCCTGCCTCCGCTCGGTGGCCCATTCGCTCCATCAGATTTTCCAATAAACAAGAGGGGCAGCATCTCGCTCTATAACAGCAGATAAGTGTCTAATATTAGCATAGATAGAGACGTTGGTTTCCTCTTCCGTTCAGAGTCCAGCATCATATTGCGTACGAGGCCTCGTGATGCCGTAGGATCGCGGCGTTCGCACAGGTCCAGGCACAGCTACGTCCTGTAACGCGAGACACGCTTGTAGCTCCGTCCCTGTCGAAAACAAACGCAGATAACGCTTCCACGCGCATGCAGCCGCCTCTATCTCTGCATCTGTCCAACTTGTGTTCATTTGAGGCTGCGTGCCTCACGgaggattttttatttttttaaacagctttcAATGTGCGCTACGTGCTCAAACTGGCCAGACCGACTGGACGGTGCACGCCTACTGGCACCAATCGGATGCCGTCCAGGTCAGGGTTGCGCCTATGCCGCTGCAAAAGTGAAGGAACACGTGGCCCAGACAGATTCAGAATGTGATGTTATCTGAGTGCATGTGGGATCCGGGTGCAAACCTGGCCGACGGCCgcagcagagaaaataaataaggaaACCGGCACATTTGAAGGGCGCAGTTGAACCTCTGCTACATGCTAAAAACACGCTAGAATGAAACGGCCCACCAAGCCGGAACCGTAAGGCTGCTTCGCGGCCCTGGTGGACACCTGAAATCTGAGCGGGCTGCTCCTAGTTGAGTCTCTACGCGggattttattcctttttagtTTTCCCCCGATCAGGACTTTGGTTGCACGGTTCCTGATGTAAATCCCTGGGAGAAGCTGCAGCATTACTCACCGGCCTCATTACGGGCCCCGGCTCTGCGTTCCAGCACTGCCAGCGAGTGCCCGTCTACTTCAGCATTGTTTATGAGCAGATTGTGTCCAGCTGTTGGATCAAAACGAAATAAACAAGAGCACCGGCGTTTTCCTTTATCGCATATTCCAAAAATCTCGAGCGCGGGGCCTCAAACGCCAGCGGTGCGACTCCGTGATGTCGACAGCTGCGCCGACGCTCCTGCGTCTAATGTGCGAACGTGCCGATATTATTACGGATTTTCGAACACCGTTAATCACTAGCCGCTTCAGCTAAGATGAGCCTTCATTACACCAGCAGGCCAACAAGTACTTCATTGAGAGGCGTCTTCCCAGACTTTCTTCCCATAATTCCTCGGGTCGAGGACAGTCGCCACATAAAAACTGGCGGGAGGAGAGAACGGCTTGCACAGTATTTAAGCTTCTCTCAGAAACAATCACATGTCCAGAAGCAGACGTACACTTGCTGCATTGGCTAGCTAAGAAAAACCCGAAGAATTAATAGGTGTCTTTGTGTGCGTGAGAAATTCCCGTCCTTCAAACTCCGCCTGAAAAATGGCTGTGCTTTTCACAGATGTTtaggcagcagcttctccaggttTCAGCGCTCTGATTTGGTGAAATTGCTGGTTTAACATTTCGCACCTCGGGCGATTGGTAGTGACCAGACTGTCGACGTAGCGGCCAAGGAAAATACCGAACCAGCTTTCGTCACTGTAAAAAGATCCCACGTTGCAGTTTGTACAAGATAAATCAGATTAAGTTTTCCCGGAGTTTCACAGCGTTTGTCAAAAGAGTGAGAAATGATCTGCTTGGAtctcattagcatgttagcatttgAAATTCAAAACACATGCGGCAGCAATGTTTCTGATCAGGTCTAATGAGACGACTCTTTTAATAACGGCGTTGTCAAACCGACTTTCTGGTCCCGTTTAACGTTGTGATAAACCAGGAACCCTCGGCGAGCGAGAACGACAGGAGGAAGTGTGCGAGGGCTAATTCAATATGGCTTTAcatcaacagcaaaaacaagagtttccttttttttttttggcgcgGGTGTGCGTGCAGCCTCTGGATAAAAAAATGTGGGCTCACGCTGTGAGAAGGGTCTGTGTTGCATTAAGGGTTTTAGCCAAACCAGTGAAACTATCCCACAGCGGCAGAAAAGGAGATAGATTTCAGCAAGAGTCACGGAGGCGGCGAGCTTTCAGGAGgggcttttttctcctcctgacaAGTGGACGCATCCGAGCTTTGCCGACCGGGATGTGAAGAATATCGCCCTCGCGTTTCACCTGTTACCCAGAAACGCAACAGCTTTTCCGCTCACCAAAGTCCCGTCAGCGGCGATTATCTCTGGGAAAACCGGAATTCAATTGAAAAGGTCTGAATTCTTAAACAGGCCTCATGACGCGCAACGGCTAGCTCCAAAATTCCAGCTCAAAGGAGCTGCTGCCAAACGTTAATAGCTTCAAGATCATCCGCGTTTCAAAATAGAAAATGTTTCGACATTATTTGCAACATCTGTCGCTACCATTTGAGTCTAATTTATGGCTAATTCACGACCTGGGATCAGGGACTGAATGGTTTCGGGATCCAGCGTCCGTCTAAAAGTTATctaattgctttattaaatcattttctttaaatataaatgatcTGCTATTTTGGACCAGCCGGAGTTCCAAGTAATCAGGCTGAGAACCAGAATAGATCCACTCTGTCTTCCTTCCAACCGAGGCTGCCTCGTAAATTCTGCGAGCGTTCGCCGGCCTGTTTTCCTGGTTCAAGAGCACAATTTATATCCTGTCAACAACCCCGTCATGAGTCCACACAAAAGCGCACGCCACGGGGGCACGGACCGAACCTGAACCGCGTCCAGGGTCTCTGTGAACATCTACTGGGAGGATTTCATGCTCTTTACAACTTGGCATCTCTGTATTCCACAAAGGTCAGCATAAGACACCAAAGGTGTGTGAACCATCATCCATTTTTgtgcttcacacacacttgcCCCTGACGTGCTTTTCCCCGCATCACAACTGCAGCGGTAATGCGAGTGTGCAGCCTTAATTGCACTCACCGACTCAGACACACCAGAGCTTTAGATGTTGTCTCTTACTTGGAATCAGCCACAACATTACTCAGACAAACAGCCAGACAAGGGGGAGAAACTTCTCAGTGGCTCAGCACAGATATTGCAGATccagtatctgtgtgtgtgtgtgtgtctgtgtgtgcacgtgtgggtggGTGCTTGCATGCGACTGTCTTGTGTTTAGTCCCAGCACTTGATATACCGTACCGTCAGCCTTGCTTACAGTACGAGCTGGCTCAGCGGCCacgtttctgtctgtctgagacaTATAACAGGTCTGAAAATCTAAACCAGTGGGCTGAGCTCCTCGTCTGGGCCGTGAGAGACTTATTTTTGCAGCGGTTTACAAAAAGAGCCATAAACACTGATAAGACCTGTGCCGAAATAGATTCctaaagagacagagagagagtgggagagagagacgtCCCCTATGTTTCAACATGCagctcaagtgtgtgtgtgtgtgtcattattCTACCACCAAAGTGAGGCCATTTTGCCCCACATCTTCAAAGGATTGTTTGAGGGTGAAAATGATTTTATGGTTGAGGTTGGAACTGATtttaggttggggttagagtcagggtcagggggttagttgggatgttGGGGTGTATGGTATATAATATGGTATGTCTCAGAAAGATAggaatgcaagtgtgtgtgtgtgtgtgtgtgtgtgtgtgtgtgtgtgcgtgtgtgtgtgtgtgtgtgcctgccaGGATGCAGAAATGACGGCACGCGCTAAGAAGAAAGTGCAAAGTGCAGAAATTTGTCTGTTTATCCCCTGAACTGTCATCGGGGGCCACGAATTAACGGAGCATCCCGCCGGTGCCTTTGAGGAGGAAAGATGGCGGCTTGGGAAGGCGAGTGATCACATGTGGAAACATGACGTTTGCCTAAgaagggaggagaagcaggCAGAAGGTCTCTTTTAACAGAAGGCAGCAGGTGTCAACGTCTAAAGATCCCACTTGCAAACAGCAAATCCAGCTGAAATTCCCAATTTCGGAATGGTGTGGGAACGTGCGGCTTTGATTCTAAGTTCAAAGCAGGTGCTGCTCCGTCTGTCTCGCCCAGCCGACCCTTCCTCCCTCAGAAGTTCCCTTCTATTGTGGTCCCGCTCCGTCCCAGGCCCCTCCCTCCGACCCAGCTCCCCCCCCCGGGGCCCAACTCCCCTCCGTCCACATGCCTTCGAGCCGTCATTCCAGCCCAACGTGTCCTGTAAACCTTTTCCCCAGCCTCTCCGGGATCGCCGGATCTCCGCACGGCTGCTTTACCTCCATTCCTCCACATTTGCTCCCCACTGAGCCTCTCTGTCACCTCGCCGCTGACGTGGGATTTATTAGATTTCCCTCTGCAGCCGGAGGCCCGCACGGATCGATGTGCACGGGAGACCGTCAGCATCCGGGATACAGCCAATCAGCAGAGTGCCCTTCAAAAtcccacttttctttctttctttctttctttctttctttctttctttctttctttcttttctccttccccGAGCTTTTGCAATAATTACATCTGCATGAGTTCAGAGGTGTGATTCCCGCTTCTCCTCAGggtcagtcacacacacacacacacacacacacacacacacacacacacacaatagacCCAATTACCCTGATGCTTTAAACTCGGGTGGTTTTGTTTGGATCTATAATTTCAGCATCTCATTGAAACTCTTTTGTAAATATTgtcatgattttattttatgtatttagttgttttgtttttttttacatttggctTATTTTTTTTGCTGGTCAAAATTAAAACCATCGCCATTGTATATtgcataaatattttaaaaagctgcacaaATACTTCTCCCACGCgtatatattctttttttatttatttatttattttaaaaaagagaggaaaaagcgTAAACTCGCGGGATTTCTGCTACTTTCCTTCAGGAAGTTTTCCCACTCGTTAAGAGAGAAGAAATGAGGTTGTGTTGGGGTGTCCCAGTGTGCTGCATACCTGCCCGGattccccctcctcatcctcctcatcctcctcatcttcctcatcctcctcatcctcctcatcttcctcatcttcctcatcctcctcatcctcacagaACTCATCATCTGGAGAACCAAACCAACCGTGGCGCTCCGGAGAGACACCATTtacccccatccccccccccccccccctcaaaaatggcaatttaaaCCGCGCTCTGCTCGTCCACGCTGCGTTTTggggttttgggggggttttggggggttctttttttattgctcATCTAACAGAAACATGGACACAAGGTCCGGGATCGTTCGGGGAATCTGGACCTTTGCGCGTCCGTGCCAGGTTGTAACGGGACCCGACTCCTGAAACTAAACTGCAACTGTGAACTCTTTAATCTCGCAGCAGCTGATAAAACATGCTGGTTCTCAGAAAATCCCGATAGCATCgcctctttcttcccctcctgaCACCTGCCTTCTGTTTACAATAGCTTTGTGTGTCATATAATACCGCATTTAATCTGCTTAATCgcgtttttttctttttttttttgtcctttgatAAAGTTCGGCGTGAGTAAATTGTGTAACGGGATTaattgtgggggaaaaaaagcaaactgGAATGATTGTCGAAGTCAACCACGTGACTCGGCAAAATAATAAGACAATTAAACAAACACGATTTTGGAAAACCATTGACAGTCGTGTGGATCATAAAAATGCGTAGATTTTATTGGGAATTTTTCTGGAATTCTGGAATTTTTTCTGATTCTGTTGCTTGAACAAATGTAGCTTTCCCCCCCAAACGGCGGTGGGTTTGTGGAGCAAATGTTCGGGCTCTTCGGTCCAGTTTGAGGCGcgtttaaaatgatattttaggATTGAAGCATAATTCTACTGTGGTGACGCGCACAATGCGCGGAGCAATATTTACTTACTGTGGTCTCCTTTAAAGAACCGAAAGAAATCTTTTgttgtaattatcattattatattgatggaaatctttttttatttatgcgGATTGATCTCTTTTTTAATTCTCGAATGAGAGCTGATTTGTGGGTTTTGTGTTTCCGCTTTTTAAAGGTTTGTATTTCACCGTGAAGCGCttgtgcagcagcttcagcagcgtGCACGGCTCACACCGGATGGAGGATCGATGCACTTACCGACGCACTCGTTGGCCTCCCTGGCTGTCGCCCTCTGCCACGGTCTGTCGTAGTGGAAAGGCTTGCACCTGTCGCACTCCGGCCCGGCGGTGTTGTGCTTGCACTCGCACACCAGACCCCCGTCCCGGTCTTTAACGCACCGGGACGCGTGTCCGTTGCACTTGCATCTCCCGCCGACTTGCAGGTCGGACACGGCGTAAAAGTAAGACTCCCGCGCCAGTTCCGAGTCGTCCTCGTTCTCGTCTCCAAAAGTGTGCAGCCGGCTGAAGATGACTTTAATGTCGGTAGCCGTCACCCAGTCCTGGAGGACCGGGGAATTGTCAAAGTCGTGCGCGGAGGGTCTGCCGTCCAGCGTGCTGAAGGCGATGAGCCCGCCGGTCAGAGGGTACATGTCGGTGTGGGAGTCCGTGCACACGGCCTCCTGCTCGTTCTGCTTGGTGATGACGGCCCTGTTGGGCCTGTTGTACATCTTCCTGCACTGGGTGGAATACAGCTGAAAGGGCACCCAGGTTTTGCCGTAATCCATGGATTTGTAAATGACCATGGATTCCGGTCGGGGCGAGCAGAACTGCAAACTCACGTAAGTGACTTCGAACTTCTTCCCCAGCGACAAAGTCATCGTGACGTTTTGCGGGTACTGGATGAAGTTTTCCGACTGCCAGCAGGTGAGGTTGTGCGGGTTGTTCAGATCCGTCAGGTACGCCGGTGGGTGGTATTTTTTGGGATCCGAGGCGTCGCACGTGTGGcagttcctgctcctctcctctcctttctccgcCGACGTCGCCTCGCAGTAGCGGCTGGGCGTTTTGCCGCACGTACTCGACACCTTCACCTCCTTTCCGAACGCGGCGTTGACAAAATCGGGGATGCATCGCCGCGGGTTACCGTGCTCGTCGTAGCAGGGGTCCGGGGGAGAGGTCTGCGCGGCGAACATGCCCATCCCGTATCCACCCAGCGCGCTCCGGCACGTCAGGGACGCCGCGAGCAGCGCAAAGGGCAGCAGATCCACAGCCCTCATCATGGTCGCTCCTCAAGTGTGTCTGTCGCTGCGGGAGAAAGTGGCAAGAGTTACGAGAGGAGAGAGTTAAGTTGCCATCTTTTCCCCAAACGTGCGCGCAAGGCTACGCGGCCCTGACACGACAGTAACAGCGGGTCACGTC is a window from the Takifugu rubripes chromosome 17, fTakRub1.2, whole genome shotgun sequence genome containing:
- the ntn1a gene encoding netrin-1a isoform X1, producing the protein MMRAVDLLPFALLAASLTCRSALGGYGMGMFAAQTSPPDPCYDEHGNPRRCIPDFVNAAFGKEVKVSSTCGKTPSRYCEATSAEKGEERSRNCHTCDASDPKKYHPPAYLTDLNNPHNLTCWQSENFIQYPQNVTMTLSLGKKFEVTYVSLQFCSPRPESMVIYKSMDYGKTWVPFQLYSTQCRKMYNRPNRAVITKQNEQEAVCTDSHTDMYPLTGGLIAFSTLDGRPSAHDFDNSPVLQDWVTATDIKVIFSRLHTFGDENEDDSELARESYFYAVSDLQVGGRCKCNGHASRCVKDRDGGLVCECKHNTAGPECDRCKPFHYDRPWQRATAREANECVACNCNLHARRCRFNMELYKLSGRKSGGVCLNCRHNTAGRHCHYCKEGYYRDLSKPISHRKACKACDCHPVGAAGKTCNQTTGQCPCKDGVTGITCNRCAKGYQQSRSPIAPCIMGAEIPVTPPPTPPSSPEEPSDCDSYCKASKGRLKINMKKYCKKDYAVQIHILKADKAGEWWKFTVNIISVYKQGESRIRRGDQFLWVRAKDVACKCPKIKPGKKYLLLGNDEDSPGQSGVVADKGSLVIQWRDTWARRLRKFQQREKKGKCKKP
- the ntn1a gene encoding netrin-1a isoform X2; its protein translation is MMRAVDLLPFALLAASLTCRSALGGYGMGMFAAQTSPPDPCYDEHGNPRRCIPDFVNAAFGKEVKVSSTCGKTPSRYCEATSAEKGEERSRNCHTCDASDPKKYHPPAYLTDLNNPHNLTCWQSENFIQYPQNVTMTLSLGKKFEVTYVSLQFCSPRPESMVIYKSMDYGKTWVPFQLYSTQCRKMYNRPNRAVITKQNEQEAVCTDSHTDMYPLTGGLIAFSTLDGRPSAHDFDNSPVLQDWVTATDIKVIFSRLHTFGDENEDDSELARESYFYAVSDLQVGGRCKCNGHASRCVKDRDGGLVCECKHNTAGPECDRCKPFHYDRPWQRATAREANECVACNCNLHARRCRFNMELYKLSGRKSGGVCLNCRHNTAGRHCHYCKEGYYRDLSKPISHRKACKACDCHPVGAAGKTCNQTTGQCPCKDGVTGITCNRCAKGYQQSRSPIAPCIKIPVTPPPTPPSSPEEPSDCDSYCKASKGRLKINMKKYCKKDYAVQIHILKADKAGEWWKFTVNIISVYKQGESRIRRGDQFLWVRAKDVACKCPKIKPGKKYLLLGNDEDSPGQSGVVADKGSLVIQWRDTWARRLRKFQQREKKGKCKKP